Proteins co-encoded in one Kribbella solani genomic window:
- a CDS encoding ornithine cyclodeaminase, giving the protein MSVPYVDVAHLTRWVTDRGVERILRELTDAIETEFLRWREFDKTARVASHSANGVVELMPISDGRTYAFKYVNGHPKNPERGFQTVTALGMLADVSNGYPTLLAEMTILTALRTAATSALAARALARPDSSVMAMIGCGSQAEFQALGFRAVLGINELRIWDVDDRAMDKLEANALELGFTVHRAGSADDACAGADIITTCTADKANAVVLRGASVQAGVHVNAVGGDCPGKTELDPGIVSEADVFVEYTPQTRIEGEIQRQAADFPVTELWEVLSGRSPGRRDRSSVTVFDSVGFAIEDFAALRYLAESVSGTAYATTADLIANPADPKNLFALVARSNAAVG; this is encoded by the coding sequence ATGAGCGTTCCGTACGTAGATGTGGCACACCTGACCCGATGGGTCACCGACCGCGGCGTCGAACGGATCCTTCGGGAGCTGACTGACGCCATCGAGACGGAGTTCCTGCGCTGGCGCGAATTCGACAAGACCGCGCGCGTCGCCAGTCACTCGGCGAATGGTGTGGTCGAACTGATGCCGATCAGCGACGGGCGCACCTATGCGTTCAAGTACGTCAACGGTCACCCCAAGAACCCCGAACGCGGATTCCAGACCGTCACCGCGCTGGGCATGCTCGCTGATGTCAGCAACGGATACCCCACCCTGCTGGCCGAGATGACCATCCTGACCGCGCTCCGCACGGCGGCGACATCGGCGCTCGCCGCTCGGGCGCTGGCCCGCCCCGACTCGTCGGTGATGGCGATGATCGGCTGCGGTTCGCAGGCAGAGTTCCAGGCACTTGGGTTCCGCGCCGTACTCGGGATCAACGAACTGCGCATTTGGGACGTCGACGACCGGGCAATGGACAAGCTGGAGGCGAACGCCCTCGAGCTTGGCTTCACCGTGCATCGCGCCGGCAGCGCCGACGACGCCTGCGCCGGCGCCGACATCATCACCACGTGTACCGCGGACAAGGCGAATGCCGTCGTCCTGCGCGGGGCGTCGGTGCAGGCCGGCGTGCACGTCAACGCGGTCGGCGGCGACTGCCCGGGCAAGACGGAACTCGATCCGGGGATCGTTTCCGAAGCCGACGTGTTCGTCGAGTACACGCCGCAGACGCGGATCGAAGGTGAGATCCAGCGACAGGCGGCCGACTTCCCGGTCACGGAACTGTGGGAGGTGCTCAGCGGCCGAAGTCCCGGCCGCCGTGACCGGTCGTCCGTGACGGTCTTCGACTCGGTCGGATTCGCGATCGAGGACTTCGCGGCCTTGCGCTACCTCGCCGAATCGGTTTCGGGGACGGCGTACGCGACGACCGCCGACCTCATCGCGAACCCAGCGGACCCCAAGAACCTGTTTGCTCTCGTGGCACGCTCCAATGCCGCGGTCGGCTGA
- the ddaH gene encoding dimethylargininase, giving the protein MTTTATAAARVATKRHLLMCPPEHFTVRYEINPWMNVDVAVDHGLANRQWERLRQIYEELGHRVDVMAALPGLPDMVFTANAGVVHNGRALVSNFTHPERQPESEGFLGWFREAGFRPASIAATRNEGEGDVLTVGRLMLAGVGPRTARASHQELREFFDVPVITLELVDPRFYHLDTAMSVLDERTVAYYPGAFSQAAVAVIEQLFPGAIRATEEDACGFGLNAMSDGRNVVMSDRAPGLTKQLEAAGFHPITTDMSELLKSGGSVKCCTLELRS; this is encoded by the coding sequence ATGACGACCACCGCTACCGCAGCCGCGCGCGTCGCTACCAAACGGCACCTGCTGATGTGCCCGCCGGAACACTTCACCGTCAGGTACGAAATCAACCCATGGATGAATGTCGACGTCGCGGTCGATCACGGTCTGGCGAACCGTCAGTGGGAGCGCCTGCGCCAGATCTACGAGGAACTCGGCCATCGGGTGGACGTGATGGCGGCACTGCCCGGGCTGCCCGACATGGTCTTCACCGCCAATGCCGGAGTGGTCCACAACGGGCGCGCCCTCGTCTCCAACTTCACCCACCCGGAGCGACAGCCGGAGAGTGAAGGCTTCCTCGGCTGGTTCCGCGAGGCCGGCTTCCGGCCCGCTTCGATCGCCGCCACGCGGAACGAAGGTGAGGGCGACGTGCTCACCGTCGGTCGCCTGATGCTGGCCGGAGTCGGCCCGCGAACCGCACGCGCGTCGCATCAAGAACTCCGCGAGTTCTTCGACGTACCCGTCATCACGCTCGAGCTTGTCGACCCTCGCTTCTATCACCTGGACACCGCCATGTCCGTTCTGGACGAGCGGACCGTGGCGTACTATCCGGGCGCGTTCTCGCAGGCCGCCGTGGCAGTCATCGAGCAGCTGTTCCCCGGCGCGATCCGGGCCACCGAAGAAGACGCTTGTGGCTTCGGGCTCAACGCGATGTCCGACGGCCGCAACGTCGTGATGTCCGATCGCGCTCCGGGTCTGACGAAGCAGCTCGAGGCGGCCGGTTTCCATCCGATCACGACCGACATGAGCGAACTCCTCAAGTCCGGCGGCAGCGTCAAGTGCTGCACCCTGGAGCTGCGCTCATGA
- a CDS encoding hydantoinase B/oxoprolinase family protein, with product MSIDKVTAEVIRNGLAAAGDAMFVTIEQTARSPLLYASHDFAAGIVSAAGELWGSAPGVGNFISALSDTIKSGIREIGLASMGEGDVFVVNDPYETGTHISDTSIYAPVFFQGELVGFSIVTAHWSDIGGKTPSGWCADSTSVYQEGLCFSHQRIVRAGERDADWLRFVAANVRFPETVLADLDAQFAACHQGAVRLRALCERYGADLVRQSMDYVIERSRESIRARVAALPDGIYAESLQLDHDGVDPDSAPVVSVQVTIAGDSLAVSFDGSSPATKGPINNPGAQHDTFCALKGLLAPEELDNEGYRQAFDLRIEPGLIVSPLRPAAVDSYGYVGIAVIELVIRAMAGALPGKTPAAGFQIYSGQLSRADPSHGSTFSMNDLCPGGAGARPDGDGPQLVFVGNGDTPVTPVEVIEATYPVRCQRAELMPELAGHGKWRGGAGTRRDYVILEEGISLDVSNQNVEHTLAQGVHGGGDGLPSRTVINPTTPDEVVIPDRIHIESLKVGDVISSQRGGGGGYGDPKDRDRDRIADDIKQGYLTPEVARDVYGY from the coding sequence GTGAGCATCGACAAGGTGACAGCGGAGGTCATCCGCAACGGACTCGCGGCCGCAGGGGACGCCATGTTCGTCACGATCGAGCAGACCGCTCGCAGCCCCCTGCTGTACGCGTCGCACGACTTCGCCGCCGGGATCGTATCGGCTGCCGGCGAGCTTTGGGGCAGTGCTCCGGGGGTGGGGAACTTCATCAGCGCGCTGTCGGACACCATCAAGAGCGGAATCCGGGAGATCGGCCTTGCGTCGATGGGCGAGGGCGACGTGTTCGTCGTCAACGATCCGTACGAGACCGGGACGCACATCTCGGACACCTCCATCTACGCTCCGGTCTTCTTCCAGGGCGAGCTCGTCGGGTTCTCCATCGTGACCGCGCACTGGTCCGACATCGGCGGCAAGACGCCGTCGGGTTGGTGCGCGGACTCGACGAGCGTGTACCAAGAGGGCCTTTGTTTCAGCCATCAGCGGATCGTCCGGGCCGGCGAACGCGACGCCGACTGGTTGCGGTTCGTCGCGGCCAACGTCCGGTTCCCGGAGACCGTACTCGCGGATCTCGACGCCCAGTTCGCAGCCTGCCACCAGGGCGCCGTCCGCCTACGGGCCTTGTGTGAGCGCTACGGTGCCGACCTGGTCCGGCAGTCCATGGACTATGTGATCGAACGCAGCCGGGAGTCGATCCGCGCCCGGGTGGCGGCGCTTCCCGACGGCATCTACGCGGAGTCGCTGCAACTCGACCATGATGGCGTGGATCCGGACTCGGCGCCGGTCGTGAGCGTTCAGGTCACGATCGCGGGAGACTCGCTGGCGGTGTCGTTCGACGGTTCGTCCCCCGCGACCAAGGGCCCGATCAACAACCCTGGTGCCCAGCACGACACGTTCTGCGCATTGAAAGGATTGCTTGCGCCGGAGGAACTCGACAACGAAGGCTACCGCCAAGCCTTCGACCTCCGGATCGAGCCCGGACTGATCGTCAGTCCGCTGCGTCCGGCCGCGGTGGATTCCTATGGGTACGTCGGCATCGCCGTGATCGAGCTGGTGATCCGTGCGATGGCCGGCGCCCTGCCGGGGAAGACTCCGGCAGCCGGGTTCCAGATCTACAGCGGTCAACTGAGCCGCGCCGACCCGAGCCACGGCTCGACGTTCTCGATGAACGACTTGTGCCCTGGTGGAGCTGGTGCGCGACCGGACGGAGACGGCCCTCAACTCGTTTTCGTCGGGAACGGCGATACGCCGGTGACGCCGGTCGAGGTCATCGAGGCGACGTACCCGGTGAGGTGTCAACGTGCGGAGCTCATGCCCGAGTTGGCCGGGCACGGAAAATGGCGGGGAGGGGCGGGTACGCGTCGTGACTACGTGATCCTGGAAGAAGGGATTTCGCTGGACGTGAGCAACCAGAACGTCGAGCACACGCTCGCCCAAGGCGTACACGGAGGTGGCGACGGCCTGCCGAGCCGCACCGTGATCAACCCGACGACGCCGGACGAAGTCGTCATCCCCGACCGGATCCACATCGAATCCTTGAAAGTCGGCGACGTCATCAGCAGTCAACGCGGCGGAGGCGGCGGCTACGGAGACCCGAAGGACCGCGACCGCGACCGGATTGCCGACGACATCAAGCAGGGGTACCTGACTCCCGAGGTCGCACGAGACGTGTACGGCTACTAG
- the ctlX gene encoding citrulline utilization hydrolase CtlX produces the protein MSIQAPHAVVMVRPTKFTPNPATIADNLFQPREPIEPSAGLATKAYAEVTRMAEQLREVGVTVHLFDDHETDRPDSVFPNNWFSTHPDGRIALYPMYSPSRRTERRLDVLAALRTEFRVNVVHDYSVLEDDGLFLEGTGSMVLDHPQRTAYVARSFRSHDRAVEMVCRDLGYRPILFSTQDLRGTPIYHTNVMMSVGTDVALVALESIADAGERRAVRTSLEASGRDIVALGGAQLDEFAGNTIELTGRAGRYLVISARAVKTLTAHQRRHLERYLELMPISVPTVELAGGSVRCMIATIHLPARGAMVGQGAPCPAGC, from the coding sequence ATGAGTATCCAGGCCCCCCACGCCGTAGTGATGGTTCGCCCAACGAAGTTCACCCCGAACCCAGCAACGATTGCCGACAACCTCTTCCAGCCCCGCGAACCGATCGAGCCCTCGGCCGGCCTCGCCACCAAGGCGTATGCCGAAGTGACCCGGATGGCCGAGCAGCTCCGGGAGGTCGGTGTCACCGTCCACCTGTTCGACGATCACGAGACCGACCGGCCGGACAGTGTCTTCCCCAACAACTGGTTCTCCACTCATCCGGACGGAAGAATCGCGCTCTATCCGATGTACTCACCAAGCCGGCGGACGGAACGCCGGCTCGACGTCCTGGCCGCGCTGCGCACCGAGTTCCGGGTGAACGTGGTGCACGACTATTCGGTGCTGGAGGACGACGGACTGTTCCTCGAGGGCACCGGGTCGATGGTGCTGGATCATCCCCAGCGCACGGCCTACGTCGCGCGGTCCTTCCGCTCGCACGATCGAGCGGTTGAGATGGTGTGTCGTGACCTCGGCTACCGGCCGATCCTGTTCTCGACCCAGGACCTGCGCGGAACTCCGATCTACCACACGAACGTGATGATGTCGGTCGGAACCGACGTAGCCCTCGTCGCCTTGGAGTCGATCGCCGATGCCGGCGAGCGGCGGGCCGTACGGACCTCATTGGAGGCGTCCGGTCGGGACATCGTCGCGCTCGGCGGCGCCCAGCTGGACGAATTCGCGGGGAACACGATCGAGTTGACGGGCCGAGCGGGCCGCTACCTGGTCATCTCCGCCCGCGCCGTCAAGACACTCACGGCGCACCAGCGTCGCCATCTCGAGCGCTACCTCGAACTGATGCCCATCTCCGTCCCGACTGTCGAGCTGGCGGGTGGCTCCGTGCGCTGCATGATCGCGACGATCCATCTTCCCGCCCGCGGTGCGATGGTTGGGCAGGGCGCGCCCTGCCCGGCTGGGTGTTGA